One window of Macrococcus sp. 19Msa1099 genomic DNA carries:
- the thiT gene encoding energy-coupled thiamine transporter ThiT — MNRERTVILLEIAMMAAFAMVLDFIDSQIKGIFFGLSLSFSMVPVLLLSFRRGVKAGMTAGFLWGLLQIAVGDAAGSIVHPLQGFLDYAFAFTLIGLAGLAGQPVNKMKIVIFTALAVFARYFIHFLSGWVYFGAYAPKGQPAWLYSLLYNGQIALINGITCIIILVILFTVAPRLFSVANYNKY; from the coding sequence ATGAACAGAGAGAGAACGGTCATATTGCTAGAAATTGCCATGATGGCAGCATTTGCAATGGTGCTGGACTTTATTGATTCACAGATTAAAGGGATATTCTTCGGGTTAAGCTTGAGCTTCTCGATGGTACCCGTGTTATTACTGTCATTCAGAAGAGGTGTTAAAGCAGGGATGACGGCAGGATTCTTATGGGGATTACTGCAGATTGCAGTTGGAGATGCAGCAGGTAGTATCGTACATCCCCTACAGGGCTTTCTTGATTATGCGTTCGCATTTACATTGATTGGACTCGCAGGACTTGCTGGACAGCCAGTCAATAAAATGAAGATTGTAATCTTTACGGCACTTGCAGTTTTCGCGCGCTACTTCATTCATTTCTTGTCGGGATGGGTATATTTTGGAGCTTATGCGCCAAAAGGGCAGCCGGCATGGTTGTATTCATTGCTCTATAACGGACAAATTGCACTTATTAACGGTATCACATGTATTATTATTCTGGTAATCCTGTTCACTGTAGCCCCGAGATTATTTAGTGTGGCAAATTATAACAAATATTAA
- a CDS encoding proline dehydrogenase family protein produces MGLTRDFFIKLSENETLNTAAKKYGLALGAHKVVAGTDIETTIESIRALNAKNISATVDNLGEFVFSKEEATAAKNNILEMIQAIYDTGVDAHMSIKLTQIGLDVDPEFCYENVREILMKAYECGNMHVNMDTEDYSHTVQTFEMLDRLKGEFKNVGTVIQAYLFRASEEIDKYQDVRLRLVKGAYKEDASIAYQSKEEIDANYIKIIEQRLLNAKAMTSIATHDHNIIDHVKKFIAQHNLNKDLIEFQMLYGFRSELQVEIANSGYNFCTYVPYGQDWYGYFMRRLAERPQNLQLVYKSVATPEVKKNAGIAAGAAVGIIALSKLLKRK; encoded by the coding sequence ATGGGTTTAACAAGAGATTTTTTCATCAAACTAAGTGAGAACGAAACATTGAATACAGCAGCTAAGAAATATGGTTTAGCATTAGGGGCACATAAAGTTGTTGCCGGAACAGATATTGAGACGACAATCGAATCTATCCGCGCATTAAACGCAAAAAATATCTCTGCTACGGTGGATAACTTAGGAGAATTCGTCTTCTCAAAAGAAGAAGCGACAGCTGCTAAGAATAATATTCTAGAAATGATCCAGGCGATTTATGACACAGGTGTTGATGCACATATGTCGATTAAGTTAACACAGATTGGATTGGATGTTGACCCTGAGTTCTGCTATGAAAACGTTCGTGAGATCTTAATGAAAGCTTATGAATGCGGCAATATGCATGTGAATATGGACACTGAAGATTACAGTCACACTGTACAGACATTCGAAATGTTAGATCGTTTAAAAGGTGAATTTAAAAATGTCGGTACTGTCATTCAGGCTTACCTTTTCCGTGCTTCTGAAGAAATTGATAAATATCAGGACGTACGTCTACGCCTTGTAAAAGGTGCATATAAAGAAGATGCATCAATAGCATACCAATCAAAAGAAGAGATCGATGCGAACTATATCAAGATCATCGAGCAACGTCTATTAAATGCGAAAGCAATGACTTCAATCGCAACACATGATCATAACATTATCGATCACGTGAAGAAATTTATTGCACAGCATAACTTAAACAAAGACTTAATCGAATTCCAGATGCTGTATGGTTTCCGCTCTGAGCTTCAAGTAGAGATAGCAAATTCAGGATATAATTTCTGTACATACGTACCTTACGGACAAGACTGGTACGGTTACTTCATGCGTCGCTTAGCTGAGCGTCCGCAAAACTTACAGCTTGTGTACAAATCCGTCGCAACACCTGAAGTGAAGAAGAATGCTGGTATTGCAGCAGGTGCTGCAGTTGGTATCATCGCATTATCGAAATTATTAAAAAGAAAATAA
- the ribE gene encoding 6,7-dimethyl-8-ribityllumazine synthase has translation MNYSAKLTGEGLKIAVITSRFNHFITDRLTEGAIDTLERHGVVKEDIDTFLVPGAFELPFVASKLAQKKKYDAVITLGCVIRGATTHYDYVCNEAAKGIAKAGEYGTPVIFGVVTTESIEQAIERAGTKAGNKGGDAAISAIEMANLNKMMDEL, from the coding sequence ATGAACTATAGTGCAAAGTTAACAGGTGAAGGTTTAAAGATTGCAGTCATTACATCACGTTTTAATCATTTTATTACAGACCGCCTGACTGAAGGTGCAATCGATACTTTAGAACGACACGGTGTAGTTAAAGAGGATATCGATACATTTTTAGTGCCAGGTGCCTTTGAACTTCCTTTTGTAGCGTCTAAGCTTGCACAAAAGAAAAAGTACGATGCAGTTATAACGTTAGGTTGTGTTATACGCGGGGCAACGACACATTATGATTATGTATGTAATGAAGCGGCAAAAGGTATTGCAAAAGCCGGAGAATACGGTACACCGGTCATCTTCGGAGTAGTAACAACTGAAAGTATTGAACAGGCGATTGAAAGAGCAGGAACAAAAGCAGGGAATAAAGGTGGAGATGCTGCAATCAGTGCGATTGAAATGGCAAACTTGAATAAGATGATGGATGAATTATAA
- the ribB gene encoding 3,4-dihydroxy-2-butanone-4-phosphate synthase — translation MFDSIEEALQDLKLGKPIIVVDDEDRENEGDLIAITDFMSEETINFMITHARGLVCAPISHALNDTLGLLPMTMNNQDPNKTAFTISIDHKDTTTGISAKERFMTVKALADNNVTLAQFNQPGHIFPLIAQQGGVLKRKGHTEACVDLAKLSGASETGVICEIIKDDGTMARRDDLVIYKENHDLKMITIDAIIDYIKSTKPLVTREAKVRMPTDFGTFQMYGYKEIYSDKEHVAYVKPYKGIPHIRIHSECLTGDVFHSKRCDCGKQLEEAMQHIDKHGGILLYLRQEGRGIGLINKLKAYEKIEAGMDTVEANHALGFGSDLRDYAVAASMLRDLGVHKVELLTNNPRKIDGLKRYGIEVIERIPHQFQSVDENKDYLETKKQKLGHLLKENLI, via the coding sequence ATGTTTGATTCCATTGAAGAAGCACTGCAAGATTTGAAACTTGGTAAACCTATAATCGTAGTTGACGATGAAGACCGTGAAAACGAAGGGGATTTGATTGCAATCACAGACTTTATGTCTGAAGAGACGATTAACTTTATGATCACACATGCGAGAGGTCTTGTCTGTGCGCCGATTTCTCACGCACTTAACGACACACTAGGACTGCTACCGATGACCATGAACAACCAGGATCCGAATAAGACGGCATTCACAATCAGTATCGATCATAAAGATACGACGACAGGTATCAGTGCGAAGGAACGTTTTATGACAGTGAAAGCACTGGCAGATAATAATGTCACGTTAGCTCAATTTAACCAGCCGGGTCATATCTTCCCGCTCATTGCACAGCAAGGTGGCGTACTTAAACGAAAAGGTCATACAGAAGCTTGTGTGGATCTGGCAAAGCTCTCTGGTGCAAGCGAGACGGGCGTCATCTGTGAAATTATTAAAGATGATGGGACGATGGCAAGACGTGATGACTTAGTCATTTACAAAGAAAATCATGACCTGAAGATGATTACAATCGATGCCATCATTGACTATATTAAGTCAACGAAGCCACTTGTCACACGAGAAGCGAAAGTACGTATGCCGACAGATTTCGGTACATTTCAGATGTATGGCTATAAAGAAATTTACTCGGATAAAGAACATGTCGCTTATGTGAAACCTTACAAAGGCATCCCTCATATACGCATCCATTCAGAATGCTTAACAGGTGATGTCTTCCATAGTAAACGTTGTGATTGCGGCAAGCAGCTTGAAGAAGCGATGCAGCATATTGATAAGCACGGCGGTATACTACTTTATTTAAGACAGGAAGGCCGCGGTATCGGACTTATTAATAAATTGAAAGCATATGAAAAAATAGAAGCGGGCATGGATACGGTAGAAGCAAATCACGCGCTAGGATTTGGGAGCGACTTGCGCGACTATGCAGTTGCAGCATCAATGTTACGTGATCTCGGTGTTCATAAAGTGGAGTTACTGACGAATAATCCACGCAAAATTGATGGATTAAAACGCTATGGCATTGAAGTGATTGAACGTATTCCCCATCAATTTCAAAGTGTTGATGAAAATAAAGATTATCTAGAAACAAAAAAACAAAAACTAGGACATTTACTAAAGGAGAATTTAATATGA
- a CDS encoding riboflavin synthase yields MFTGIVEEVGTISQIKQQSDTTVMMINCQEILSDIHIGDSISVNGVCLTVTSFNAQSFTVDIVRGTSAITLFHTMKAGTQVNLERALLPTTRLGGHFVSGHIDTSVSVKRIQHNEKTYIIELELPPQFKNNVIPKGSIAVNGVSLTIFELTNSITLNIIPETVRSTMLNTLKTGDKVHIEFDMLGKYILNQTKSSDTLTLSKLEMMM; encoded by the coding sequence TTGTTTACAGGTATCGTAGAAGAAGTCGGTACAATTTCTCAGATAAAGCAGCAAAGTGATACGACAGTGATGATGATTAACTGTCAGGAAATATTATCCGATATACATATCGGTGATTCAATCAGCGTGAACGGTGTATGTTTAACGGTAACGTCATTTAATGCGCAATCGTTTACCGTAGACATCGTGCGTGGAACTAGTGCGATTACGCTTTTTCATACGATGAAAGCCGGCACTCAAGTAAATCTTGAACGTGCATTACTGCCGACGACGCGTCTTGGTGGCCACTTCGTCAGTGGACATATCGACACTAGTGTCTCAGTAAAACGTATCCAGCATAATGAAAAGACATATATTATCGAACTGGAACTACCACCACAGTTTAAGAACAACGTCATTCCGAAAGGTTCTATTGCAGTGAACGGCGTTTCACTCACGATCTTTGAACTGACGAATTCAATCACATTAAATATTATTCCTGAAACGGTACGCAGCACGATGCTTAATACACTTAAGACTGGCGATAAAGTGCATATCGAATTTGATATGCTTGGCAAATATATTCTAAATCAGACGAAGTCGAGTGATACACTCACTTTATCTAAACTGGAGATGATGATGTAA
- the ribD gene encoding bifunctional diaminohydroxyphosphoribosylaminopyrimidine deaminase/5-amino-6-(5-phosphoribosylamino)uracil reductase RibD, with translation MYINKAFELVKWTEGQTGMNPTVGCVIVKDDRIVGIGAHLTEGEAHAEVNAIHMAGTHAQGATLYCTLEPCSHHGKTPPCTEKIVAAGISKVVYAASDVTLSSGVSYMQSKGIEVEKVEDDAIAAFYAPFFTSKTSSLPYVTIKMATTIDGKTADDESISKWITNDKSRAHAHQVRYGMDAIMVGYNTYKKDTPTLDARLYKDKRIKKVIVTNGPFVLNTQDDNDYDRSRLIIVSAIDQHIDGITVIHVPRLSPEDILKALYNERIRNLLIEGGMQTIRTFIEAKCYNEIHHYIAPKLLGGTSKHQFLTTDTLSSMRDMTHFNLVSVNQFDDDVLLIYRKA, from the coding sequence ATGTATATTAACAAAGCATTTGAATTAGTGAAATGGACAGAAGGACAGACAGGTATGAATCCGACAGTCGGCTGTGTCATCGTGAAAGATGATCGCATTGTTGGCATCGGTGCGCATCTGACTGAAGGTGAGGCACATGCTGAAGTGAATGCGATTCATATGGCAGGGACTCATGCGCAAGGTGCGACACTTTATTGCACGCTTGAGCCGTGCAGTCATCATGGGAAGACGCCACCTTGTACTGAAAAGATCGTCGCTGCTGGCATAAGCAAGGTTGTCTATGCAGCGTCAGATGTAACGTTATCATCAGGTGTAAGCTATATGCAGTCTAAAGGCATTGAAGTTGAAAAGGTAGAAGATGACGCAATCGCTGCGTTTTACGCGCCATTTTTCACGAGTAAAACATCTTCACTACCATATGTCACAATTAAGATGGCAACAACGATTGATGGTAAAACTGCCGATGATGAAAGTATAAGCAAATGGATTACGAACGATAAATCTCGTGCACATGCGCATCAAGTGCGCTACGGGATGGATGCGATTATGGTTGGGTACAATACATATAAAAAGGATACGCCGACCCTTGATGCGAGACTTTACAAAGATAAACGCATTAAAAAAGTCATCGTTACAAATGGTCCGTTTGTATTAAATACACAAGACGATAACGATTATGATAGGTCGCGTTTAATCATCGTTTCAGCCATCGATCAGCATATCGATGGTATTACGGTCATCCATGTCCCGCGCTTAAGTCCAGAAGATATATTAAAAGCGCTTTATAATGAGCGCATCCGTAATTTATTAATTGAAGGCGGAATGCAGACCATCCGCACATTTATAGAAGCAAAGTGTTATAACGAAATACACCACTACATTGCCCCGAAACTGTTAGGTGGAACTTCAAAACATCAGTTTTTAACGACTGATACTCTTTCCTCAATGCGTGATATGACGCATTTTAATCTTGTCTCTGTAAATCAGTTCGACGACGACGTACTCCTTATTTACAGAAAGGCGTGA
- the hutI gene encoding imidazolonepropionase, with the protein MNDLIIQNISELILPKKTDKPLKGAELADLKIIENGTVVIKDGKIVYAGEFNDEYVASETIDAKGKTVSPALVDAHTHLVHGGSREHEMSLKRQGVSYLEILEQGGGIHSTVKATREASEDELFEKAEHELLRMIHHGVLSVESKSGYGLSLEHELKQLRVSKRLQEKYGINMKHTYLGPHAVPKDKDSDVFIKECINDLEQVNDLADFADIFCETGVFTIDQSREYMQAAKEHGLPVKIHADEIDPLGGLELAIEENAISADHLVAASEKGKEMLKDSDTVAVLLPGTTFYLDKNEYADARGMLDNNGAIAIATDYNPGSCVTSNLQMVMSIAALKLKLSPKEIWNAVTVNAAKAIGLDAGTIDVGDEANIVVWHAKNHEYIPYQYGVNHAEKVIHKGKVIVENEFKLK; encoded by the coding sequence ATGAATGATTTAATAATTCAGAACATTAGTGAACTAATCTTACCGAAGAAGACAGACAAACCTTTGAAGGGTGCGGAACTTGCAGACCTTAAAATTATAGAGAACGGAACGGTCGTTATTAAAGATGGCAAGATTGTTTATGCCGGAGAATTTAATGATGAGTATGTAGCAAGTGAAACGATTGATGCGAAAGGAAAGACAGTATCACCAGCACTCGTCGATGCGCATACACATTTAGTGCACGGCGGCTCACGTGAACACGAAATGAGCTTGAAACGCCAAGGTGTGTCATATCTTGAAATTCTTGAGCAAGGTGGGGGCATTCACTCTACAGTGAAAGCAACACGTGAAGCGAGTGAAGATGAGTTGTTCGAAAAAGCAGAGCATGAATTACTGCGCATGATTCATCACGGTGTACTCAGTGTTGAAAGTAAAAGTGGATATGGTTTAAGTTTAGAGCATGAGTTAAAACAGTTACGCGTTTCAAAAAGATTACAGGAAAAGTACGGCATCAACATGAAACATACGTACCTTGGACCACACGCTGTACCGAAAGATAAAGACAGCGACGTGTTTATTAAAGAATGTATCAATGATTTAGAGCAAGTGAACGATTTAGCAGACTTTGCGGATATCTTCTGTGAAACAGGCGTGTTCACAATCGATCAGTCTCGTGAATACATGCAGGCAGCGAAAGAGCATGGCTTACCAGTGAAAATCCATGCCGATGAAATCGACCCGCTTGGTGGATTAGAACTTGCTATCGAAGAGAATGCCATCAGTGCGGACCACTTAGTAGCAGCAAGTGAAAAAGGAAAAGAGATGCTAAAAGATAGCGATACAGTCGCAGTATTATTACCGGGAACAACGTTCTACCTCGATAAAAATGAATACGCAGACGCACGTGGTATGTTAGACAATAACGGTGCCATTGCAATTGCGACGGACTACAATCCAGGAAGCTGCGTAACGAGTAACTTACAGATGGTGATGAGCATTGCTGCACTGAAACTCAAGTTATCACCGAAAGAAATCTGGAATGCCGTTACAGTCAATGCTGCGAAAGCTATTGGGTTAGACGCTGGAACAATCGATGTAGGTGATGAAGCGAATATAGTGGTGTGGCATGCGAAGAACCATGAGTATATACCATATCAATATGGTGTTAACCATGCCGAGAAAGTGATTCATAAAGGGAAAGTCATTGTTGAGAATGAATTTAAGTTGAAATAG
- the hutU gene encoding urocanate hydratase, whose amino-acid sequence MRNIRAKKGLEIECKGWEQEAVLRMLYNNLDPEVAEHPEDLVVYGGIGKAARNWESFDAIVESLRNLEKDETLLVQSGKPVAVFKTHDQAPRVLLSNSVLVPKWANWEHFNELDKKGLMMYGQMTAGSWIYIGSQGIVQGTYETFGELANQHFNGDLAGTITLTAGLGGMGGAQPLAVTMNGGVVIGIDVDESRIDKRIETCYCDVKTHSVDEAIRLATEAKDKKEALSIGLVGNAVDVYKELLDKDFKVDIVTDQTSAHDPLNGYVPVEYTFEETVRMRKENPEEVVRLAKKSMAKHVEYMLEYKKRGAVAFDYGNNIRQVAFDEGVTDAFSFPGFVPAYIRPLFCEGKGPFRFAALSGDPKDIERADEEMRKLFPDNKKLMRWLDLASEKIAFQGLPSRIAWLGYGERAKMGLALNKLVETGEISAPIVIGRDHLDAGSVASPNRETESMQDGSDAVGDWAVLNALINTAAGGSWISFHHGGGVGMGYSLHAGMVVVADGTKNAEERLQRVLTTDPGMGVVRHVDAGYDIAVNVAKEKGINVPMLDK is encoded by the coding sequence ATGAGAAATATTAGAGCAAAGAAAGGTTTAGAAATCGAATGTAAAGGCTGGGAGCAAGAAGCGGTATTACGTATGCTCTATAACAACCTAGATCCAGAAGTTGCAGAGCACCCTGAAGACTTAGTTGTCTATGGGGGTATCGGTAAAGCAGCACGTAACTGGGAAAGCTTCGATGCGATTGTTGAAAGCTTGCGTAATTTAGAAAAGGATGAAACGTTACTTGTTCAGTCTGGTAAACCCGTCGCAGTGTTTAAGACGCACGACCAGGCACCACGTGTATTATTATCTAACTCTGTATTAGTTCCGAAATGGGCAAACTGGGAGCATTTCAATGAATTAGATAAAAAAGGCTTGATGATGTACGGGCAGATGACTGCAGGAAGCTGGATCTATATCGGTTCCCAAGGGATTGTGCAAGGAACGTACGAAACATTCGGAGAACTTGCAAATCAGCATTTCAATGGAGACTTAGCAGGTACGATTACATTAACTGCAGGACTTGGTGGTATGGGCGGAGCTCAACCGCTTGCTGTCACGATGAATGGTGGGGTAGTTATCGGTATAGATGTCGATGAAAGCCGTATCGATAAACGTATTGAAACGTGTTACTGTGATGTGAAGACGCATAGTGTAGACGAAGCGATTCGCCTGGCGACTGAAGCGAAAGACAAGAAGGAGGCATTATCAATCGGACTTGTTGGTAATGCTGTCGATGTCTATAAAGAACTATTAGATAAAGACTTTAAAGTTGATATCGTAACAGATCAGACAAGTGCCCATGACCCATTAAACGGTTATGTACCAGTTGAATACACGTTCGAAGAAACAGTGAGGATGCGTAAGGAAAATCCTGAAGAAGTTGTTCGTCTAGCGAAGAAATCGATGGCGAAACACGTTGAATACATGCTTGAGTACAAAAAACGTGGCGCAGTTGCATTCGATTACGGAAATAATATCCGTCAAGTTGCATTTGACGAAGGTGTTACAGATGCATTCAGCTTCCCAGGATTCGTACCAGCATACATTCGTCCGCTATTCTGCGAAGGAAAAGGACCGTTCCGCTTTGCAGCATTAAGCGGGGATCCAAAAGATATTGAACGCGCAGATGAAGAGATGCGTAAATTATTCCCTGATAATAAGAAATTAATGCGCTGGTTAGACTTAGCAAGTGAGAAGATTGCATTCCAGGGATTACCATCTCGTATCGCTTGGCTCGGATACGGTGAACGCGCTAAGATGGGGTTAGCACTAAATAAACTTGTTGAAACTGGAGAGATTTCTGCGCCTATCGTTATCGGTCGTGATCACTTAGATGCAGGAAGTGTTGCAAGTCCGAACCGTGAAACAGAAAGCATGCAAGATGGCAGTGATGCAGTGGGAGACTGGGCAGTATTGAACGCACTGATCAACACTGCAGCTGGTGGATCATGGATTTCATTTCACCACGGTGGCGGCGTAGGTATGGGATATTCATTACATGCTGGCATGGTTGTTGTAGCAGATGGCACGAAAAACGCTGAAGAACGATTACAACGTGTGCTCACAACGGACCCAGGTATGGGTGTAGTGCGTCATGTTGACGCGGGATATGATATTGCGGTTAATGTTGCGAAAGAAAAAGGCATCAATGTACCAATGCTTGACAAATAA
- a CDS encoding LysR family transcriptional regulator, protein MKILHFEYYIAVVEHQSFTKASAYLHISQPSLTAAIKKLEAEIGYKLLTRSTKEIKITERGILFYQYAKDIVHKYQQTVEQMYDLNYSNNPKIKIGILESASKWVSTVIAQHKEHDTDQHYMIREILTTDAITQAITNYDVHIALSNEQLIHDDIISLPLYSEDYILTAPNDTFNNKRSVNLGDLPLILPNDSFQVRKHLNDYFLRHNIRPHIVLEVDRFETALNYVHERIGYAVIPKIYYQSHNASHLNAITIRPNISRTIYINYHKKRKHSTRVLSLIDGFIKYWDFGALQKT, encoded by the coding sequence GTGAAAATTCTACATTTCGAATATTATATTGCGGTTGTTGAACATCAAAGTTTCACGAAAGCGAGTGCGTATCTGCATATTAGTCAGCCATCGTTAACGGCTGCAATCAAGAAGCTGGAAGCGGAAATAGGATACAAGCTATTGACGAGAAGTACGAAGGAAATCAAGATTACGGAGCGTGGTATTCTGTTCTATCAGTATGCAAAAGATATTGTACATAAATATCAGCAGACGGTCGAACAGATGTATGACTTAAATTACAGCAATAACCCTAAAATTAAAATCGGTATATTAGAGTCTGCAAGTAAATGGGTAAGCACTGTTATCGCGCAGCATAAAGAGCATGATACAGATCAGCATTATATGATCAGAGAAATATTGACGACAGATGCGATCACACAGGCCATCACCAATTATGATGTCCATATCGCATTATCAAATGAACAGCTTATCCATGATGACATTATTTCACTGCCGTTATATTCAGAGGACTATATCCTCACTGCACCAAACGATACATTTAATAATAAAAGAAGCGTCAATCTAGGCGATCTGCCGCTGATTCTGCCGAATGACTCCTTTCAAGTCCGTAAACATCTAAATGATTATTTCTTAAGGCATAATATCAGGCCCCATATCGTGCTTGAAGTGGATCGTTTTGAAACGGCGCTTAACTATGTGCATGAGCGTATCGGTTATGCAGTCATCCCTAAAATATACTATCAGTCTCATAATGCATCTCATCTTAATGCGATTACGATTCGTCCGAACATCAGTCGCACAATCTATATCAATTACCACAAAAAAAGAAAGCACTCCACGAGAGTACTTTCTTTAATAGATGGCTTTATAAAATATTGGGATTTCGGTGCACTGCAAAAAACATGA
- the hutG gene encoding formimidoylglutamase, which translates to MYSKADAALWSGRIDDNDNRAHFRNFQVAQVVDAEGELTERFDVGILGYAVDRGVYLNQGRVGTKQGPDAIRTKFGNLPLIHDLSIADFGNVTTEEKFVENVQHEYAELIDKTNDYAKFHLLIGGGHDISYAHFKGLKALYPEQSIGVINIDAHFDLRDSESATSGTGFKQILDEDADAGYLVLGLQEAGNTQHLFEVAEQYDVKYVLAEDIDYDTTDEIIQSFIEQYDIIMLTLCLDVIDSAYAPGVSAPCSFGLTPQQVERLIREILSYGKTRHLSIAEMNPEYDIDGRTAKLVGNIMFFAVHRNPNIL; encoded by the coding sequence ATGTATAGTAAAGCAGATGCTGCATTATGGAGTGGCAGAATAGATGATAATGATAATCGTGCACATTTTAGAAATTTTCAAGTAGCACAAGTAGTAGATGCAGAAGGTGAGCTTACAGAACGATTTGATGTTGGTATACTCGGGTATGCGGTTGATCGTGGTGTCTATCTGAATCAAGGCAGGGTGGGTACGAAGCAAGGGCCTGATGCGATACGTACAAAGTTTGGTAACCTGCCACTGATACATGATTTATCAATTGCTGACTTCGGGAATGTGACGACTGAAGAGAAGTTTGTTGAGAATGTGCAGCATGAATATGCTGAACTCATTGATAAGACGAATGACTATGCTAAGTTCCACCTGTTAATCGGTGGAGGACACGATATTTCTTATGCGCATTTTAAAGGATTGAAAGCTTTATATCCGGAGCAGTCAATCGGTGTCATCAATATTGATGCGCATTTCGATCTGCGCGATAGTGAAAGTGCAACGAGCGGTACAGGATTTAAACAGATACTTGATGAAGATGCAGATGCCGGCTACCTCGTGCTTGGGCTGCAGGAAGCGGGGAACACACAGCATTTATTTGAAGTGGCGGAACAGTATGACGTGAAATATGTGCTCGCTGAAGATATCGACTATGATACGACAGATGAAATCATCCAGTCATTTATCGAGCAGTATGACATTATTATGCTGACGCTATGTCTCGATGTGATTGACAGTGCATATGCACCAGGTGTCAGTGCACCGTGCAGCTTCGGACTTACACCTCAGCAAGTAGAGCGTCTTATAAGAGAAATACTCTCATATGGCAAGACGCGTCACCTAAGCATTGCTGAGATGAATCCAGAATATGATATAGATGGCCGCACTGCAAAGCTTGTCGGCAACATCATGTTTTTTGCAGTGCACCGAAATCCCAATATTTTATAA